One Heptranchias perlo isolate sHepPer1 chromosome 39, sHepPer1.hap1, whole genome shotgun sequence DNA segment encodes these proteins:
- the LOC137305034 gene encoding pregnancy-specific glycoprotein 22-like, whose protein sequence is MKIFCFLAFLNALHIPSESQTATVKLVAAKGSSVLIPGMHNFIGNFFIYWYFIHPKNSLSIVEYYVGRKRLIIHRAYKERIQFFSTNASFLLMNVQEADSGQYVLLDSSGTKRLKNVFLEVFQLLTILKIYSNSSLVNSVIALNCVLQEREADSITWIKDGVSIPNEHYTLSDNNRTLIIHMAQESDSGIYTCIAQNPISQSNSSYLLSIKIPYATYKPGMIIGIVFGIACVFPMMLVFGIILVRYRCHLPPALTYNHRH, encoded by the exons CGACGGTCAAATTGGTTGCTGCCAAAGGAAGCTCTGTTTTAATTCCTGGAATGCATAATTTTATTGGAAATTTCTTTATTTATTGGTATTTCATACATCCTAAAAACTCTCTCAGCATCGTGGAGTATTACGTCGGCCGTAAGAGACTTATTATCCATCGTGCGTATAAAGAACGGATTCAATTTTTTTCAACAAATGCGTCCTTCCTGCTAATGAATGTACAGGAAGCAGATTCTGGGCAATACGTATTACTGGACAGTTCAGGCACTAAACGCTTGAAAAATGTATTTCTTGAAGTCTTCC aGCTTCTTACCATACTCAAAATATACAGCAATTCCAGCCTGGTGAACAGTGTTATCGCATTGAACTGTGTACTGCAGGAAAGGGAAGCCGATTCTATCACGTGGATCAAAGATGGAGTTTCCATTCCTAATGAGCATTACACATTGTCTGATAATAATAGGACTTTAATCATTCATATGGCACAGGAATCTGATTCTGGCATCTACACCTGTATTGCACAGAACCCCATCAGCCAAAGCAACAGCTCCTACTTGCTGTCAATCAAGA TTCCATATGCGACCTATAAACCTGGCATGATCATTGGTATTGTCTTTGGGATAGCGTGTGTCTTTCCAATGATGCTGGTCTTTGGCATTATTTTAGTGAG GTatcgctgccaccttccccctgCACTGACTTATAACCATCGGCATTGA